One Coffea arabica cultivar ET-39 chromosome 5e, Coffea Arabica ET-39 HiFi, whole genome shotgun sequence DNA segment encodes these proteins:
- the LOC140006673 gene encoding WRKY transcription factor 71-like, giving the protein MSDHHRNDGYHYGTNSFYHDYMGTGGSTSTFPFFGGGNSLMYNQPSASQNLAGSSSAYDPTSYMSFTDCLQGTAADYNNLSGAFDMSCNSLPDQSVCPVDNSSSDKNTTSLGEAAAGAATTSAENPRTPVSSLSCSSNETGVEEESSKSNTADLQTKGSEDRDDKSKKLNKPKKKGEKKPREPRFAFLTKSDIDHLEDGYRWRKYGQKAVKNSPFPRSYYRCTSQKCIVKKRVERSFQDPSIVITTYEGQHNHHCPATLRGNAAAMLSPSFLSSNSASLPTFPPEFITHMLPSTSRNYQNPPYYQNFNPQDQQFQLPHDYTNFFQDMNPSFMHKPEP; this is encoded by the exons ATGTCTGATCATCACAGAAATGATGGCTACCATTATGGTACTAACTCTTTTTACCATGATTACATGGGGACGGGAGGGAGTACTAGTACATTTCCCTTTTTCGGTGGTGGTAACTCCTTGATGTATAATCAACCATCTGCATCACAAAACTTAGCTGGATCATCATCCGCGTACGATCCCACCTCTTACATGAGCTTCACTGATTGTTTACAAGGAACAGCAGCAGATTACAACAATCTATCGGGGGCTTTCGATATGTCTTGCAATTCATTGCCTGATCAATCTGTTTGTCCGGTAGATAATTCATCATCAGACAAAAATACTACTTCTCTAGGAGAGGCTGCAGCTGGTGCTGCCACTACCAGTGCTGAAAATCCCAGAACGCCGGTTTCTTCCTTGTCATGTTCTTCAAATGAGACTGGTGTAGAAGAGGAGTCTTCAAAAAGCAACACCGCTGATTTGCAGACAAAAGGGAGTGAAGATAGGGATGACAAGTCTAAGAAATT GaacaaaccaaaaaagaaaggggaaaaaaagccAAGAGAACCGCGATTCGCGTTCTTGACAAAGAGTGACATTGATCATCTTGAAGATGGATACAGGTGGCGAAAGTATGGACAGAAAGCAGTCAAGAATAGCCCTTTTCCAAG GAGTTACTATAGATGCACAAGTCAGAAATGCATTGTGAAGAAACGAGTTGAAAGATCCTTTCAAGATCCATCAATAGTGATAACTACATATGAAGGCCAGCATAACCATCACTGTCCAGCCACACTCAGAGGAAATGCGGCCGCAATGTTGTCACCTTCTTTTTTATCGTCAAATTCAGCATCATTGCCTACTTTTCCTCCAGAGTTCATAACTCATATGCTTCCCTCAACTAGTAGAAACTACCAAAATCCCCCTTACTATCAAAACTTCAATCCTCAGGATCAGCAATTCCAGCTTCCTCATGATTATACAAACTTTTTTCAAGACATGAACCCTTCATTCATGCACAAACCTGAGCCCTGA